One genomic region from Molothrus aeneus isolate 106 chromosome 24, BPBGC_Maene_1.0, whole genome shotgun sequence encodes:
- the FANCE gene encoding Fanconi anemia group E protein, whose product MEPRCPPWLPRCPRPCRLLLRSLCSGPAGAMAALRALQRSRPRDGAGLAFPWPALTAALCAEEPSLEGPEDTLAVKPRLLLLPVLCQRNLFSLLLVVQDAVPRNCLHQLLQALEQHSRVDPWVQALGDLLQQGPRAQESSPHPTALSAACQQQLRGLCQKIAQKKPEGQRKLSWCFSKQAGAPDSVPEGGKRKEVSEESLELDSEREGKRLLLEEVAFEPQECGDVAEVEEEVPEEPSGDTSAQSTDKAAQDSSQQDAAGEPRRTSQTELAAEVQSFVQVHGQGLKMLLLQESSRSELHTPSKLSILNTCTPSQLEGLCSFLQLSTCPEPSLVRFCSWLLPLSPALSHTSAAILAQQLFLRRVLALTQPPSRHLMAALTSFCSKYSHPLCRVLVAAVLQGPGEGAEQTKLLCELVEECLEPHSVQLVLSKVLEVPLSEKLLPVLQAMLGRQEVLPPELLDLLVLTLCQQAPAFATSLNFARLVTAVLTVYQNQVSPAHRSSLAAVLDRSTAVLKKSLQAVLEGAR is encoded by the exons ATGGAGCCGCGGTGCCCGCCCTGGCTGCCGCGGTGTCCCCGGCCGTGCCGCCTCCTGCTGCGCTCCCTGTGCTCCGGCCCCGCGGGGGCCATGGCCGCGCTGCGGGCGCTGCAGCGGAGCCGGCCCCGGGACGGAGCGGGGCTGGCGTTCCCCTGGCCGGCTCTCACCGCAGCCCTGTGCGCCGAGGAGCCCTCGCTGGAGGGGCCAGAGGACACCCTGGCTGT CAAGCcacggctgctgctgctgcctgttttgTGCCAGAGGAAcctcttctccctgctcctggtggtGCAGGATGCAGTGCCACGGAACTGCCTtcaccagctgctccaggccttGGAGCAGCATTCCCGTGTGGATCCCTGGGTGCAGGCACTGGGggatctgctccagcagggaccAAGGGCACAGGAGAGCTCCCCACATCCCACTGCCCTTTCTGCTGcgtgccagcagcagcttagGGGCCTGTGCCAGAAAATTGCCCAGAAGAAACCAGAGGGACAAAGAAAATTGAGCTGGTGCTTCAGCAAGCAGGCTGGTGCCCCTGACTCTGTGCCTGAAGGTGGGAAGCGTAAGGAAGTGTCTGAGGAGAGCCTGGAGTTGGACAGTGAGAGAGAGGGGAAGAGGTTGttgctggaggaggtggcatTTGAGCCCCAGGAATGTGGAGATGTGGCAGAGGTGGAAGAGGAGGTGCCTGAGGAGCCTTCAGGGGACACATCTGCTCAGAGCACAGATaaggctgctcaggacagctcccagcaggatgcAGCTGGGGAGCCCAGGAGGACTTCCCagacagagctggcagcagaggtCCAGTCCTTTGTCCAG GTGCATGGACAGGggctgaaaatgctgctgctgcaggagtcCAGT CGCTCCGAGCTGCACACCCCTTCCAAGCTGAGCATCCTGAACACCTGCACCCCCAGCCAG ctcgaggggctgtgctccttcctgcagctctccacgtgcccagagccctccctggtGCGTTtctgcagctggctgctgcctctgagcccTGCCCTCAGCCACACCAGCGCAGccatcctggcacagcagctcttcctCAGGCGG GTCCTGGCCCTCACCCAGCCGCCTTCCCGACACCTCATGGCTGCCCTGACTTCGTTTTGCTCCAAGTATTCCCATCCCCTGTGCCgtgtgctggtggctgcagtgctgcaggggccAGGGGAAg GTGCTGAGCAGACCAAGCTGCTGTGTGAGCTGGTGGAGGAGTGCCTGGAGCCCCACTCTgtgcagctggtgctgag CAAAGTCCTGGAGGTGCCTTTGTCAGAGAAgctcctgccagtgctgcaggcCATGCTGGGGCGGCAG GAGGTGCTgccccctgagctcctggaCCTGCTGGTCCTGACTCTGTGCCAGCAGGCTCCAGCCTTTGCCACGTCACTGAACTTTGCCAGGCTGGTGACAGCCGTGCTCACGGTGTACCAGAACCAg GTCAGCCCAGctcacaggagcagcctggctgctgtcctggACCGGAGCACTGCGGTGCTGAAGAaatccctgcaggctgtgctggaagggGCCAGGTGA
- the LOC136566087 gene encoding probable E3 ubiquitin-protein ligase makorin-1, with amino-acid sequence MMASGLLRTEASSLRPPCRNFARGSCRWGQSCRFSHDRESAQVCRYFQRGFCRYGEQCSYQHMQEEPAPVGTQYGLRPHCHCGQEPGTEPTAVDQDQRGAQCTTACSMTCVAFKFPKVEVDVEEKDKKNIPAVGYIPRGAISGEFVPTKARGASGFQPQGPALEPDSSDPREAVLETAAQTDPAKVPAEPGAEAALVTPAVLRARSEAVVCGICMDRVYEKALPEERLFGILPNCSHAYCLGCIRRWRRSRAFQSAVIKACPECRIPSSYYIPHKYWISDVAEKEKLIRAFKARTGKIRCKFFLRGYCPFRSECIYLHELPASWLRRHRQRQLRMPTVFIPSSSESSDEEDEELCTLEWALTLAMLETEFPHSIYGHEMLLIDFSDSD; translated from the exons ATGATGGCATCTGGGCTGTTAAGGACCGAGGCGAGCTCTCTGAGACCCCCGTGCAG GAATTTTGCCCGTGGATCCTGCCGGTGGGGCCAGAGCTGCCGCTTCTCACACGACAGAGAGTCAGCCCAGGTCTGCAGGTACTTCCAGCGCGGGTTCTGCCGTTATGGAGAGCAGTGCAG CTAccagcacatgcaggaggaGCCAGCGCCAGTAGGAACCCAATATGGTCTGAGGCCTCACTGCCACTGtggccaggagcctggcacTGAGCCCACAGCCGTGGACCAGGACCAGAGGGGAGCCCAGTGCACCACGGCCTGCAGCATGACATGTGTGGCCTTCAAGTTCCCCAAAGTGGAGGTAGACGTGGAAGAGAAAGACAAGAAGAACATCCCAGCAGTTGGTTACATCCCCCGTGGGGCCATCAGTGGAGAATTTGTCCCCACAAAAGCTCGGGGTGCCTCAG GCTTCCAGCCACAAGGGCCAGCACTGGAGCCAGACTCCTCTGACCCCAGAGAGGCAGTTTTGGAGACGGCGGCACAGACTGACCCTGCaaag gtccctgcagagccaggtgcTGAGGCAGCCCTGGTcacccctgcagtgctgagagcCCGGAGCGAGGCTGTGGTGTGTGGCATCTGCATGGACAGGGTGTACGAGAAGGCGCTGCCTGAGGAGCGGCTCTTCGGGATCCTCCCGAACTGCAGCCACGCCTACTGCCTGGGCTGCATTCGCAGGTGGCGGCGCAGCCGGGCCTTCCAGAGCGCTGTCATAAA ggcctgcccagagTGCCGGATCCCCTCCAGCTACTACATCCCCCACAAATACTGGATCTCAGATGtggctgagaaggagaagctCATCAGAGCCTTCAAGGCACGGACAGG GAAAATCAGGTGCAAATTCTTCCTGCGTGGCTACTGCCCTTTCAGATCAGAGTGCATCTACCTGCACgagctgcctgccagctggCTGCGGCGGCACAGGCAGCGCCAGCTGAGGATGCCCACG GTGTTCATCCCTTCTTCCTCGGAGAGCTCTGacgaggaggatgaggagctcTGCACGCTCGAGTGGGCTCTCACCCTGGCCATGCTGGAGACAGAATTTCCCCACTCGATTTATGGCCACGAGATGCTTCTCATCGACTTCAGCGATTCTGACTGA